A DNA window from Christiangramia salexigens contains the following coding sequences:
- the nadD gene encoding nicotinate (nicotinamide) nucleotide adenylyltransferase: MNRKIGLFFGTFNPIHVGHLIIANHMAEYSDLDEVWMVVTPHNPHKKKSSLLDNHHRLEMVYKACEGYEKLKPSNIEFNLPQPNYTVNTLVHLQEKFHTNDFCLIMGEDNLKSLHKWKNYETILENHYIYVYPRIANGKMDPEFESNPKINRIDAPIVEISSTFIRRSIKESKNVRPLLNDEVWQYIDLMNFYK, from the coding sequence ATGAACAGGAAGATAGGTTTGTTTTTTGGCACTTTTAACCCAATACATGTTGGGCACCTTATCATTGCCAATCATATGGCAGAATATTCAGATCTTGATGAAGTTTGGATGGTGGTAACACCTCATAATCCGCATAAAAAGAAAAGCAGCCTATTAGACAATCATCACCGGCTGGAGATGGTTTATAAGGCCTGTGAAGGATATGAGAAGCTAAAACCGAGTAATATCGAATTTAATCTTCCACAGCCTAACTATACAGTTAATACTCTTGTACACCTTCAGGAAAAGTTTCATACTAATGATTTTTGCCTGATCATGGGGGAAGATAATTTAAAAAGCCTTCATAAGTGGAAGAATTATGAGACCATACTAGAGAACCATTACATTTACGTTTACCCTAGAATTGCAAATGGAAAAATGGATCCTGAGTTCGAATCCAACCCGAAAATTAATCGTATTGACGCTCCAATCGTGGAGATCTCATCCACATTTATCAGAAGATCGATAAAAGAATCTAAAAATGTACGCCCCTTATTGAATGATGAGGTTTGGCAGTATATCGATCTGATGAATTTCTACAAATAA
- a CDS encoding YheT family hydrolase, translating into MPVISGNYIPPKFFRNADVSTIYSATLRKVDLPVPERERIELSDGDFVDLDWNYGKKEESGRLVLLLHGLAGSADRPYMRGMARIFTQNGWHVVGMNFRGCSEEMNRLFQSYHAGASDDIAEVITHLLSLKKYPKIAIVGFSLGGNMLMKYLGENRSLPEEIIGGVGVSVPCDLAGSLGAINRMRNFVYSKRFELNLKQHLLERARLFPDQLSKEQVIKCRSLREIDDLYTSRAHGYDDASDYYKKASALGFLRNLKRPCLILSAKNDSFLSEKCYPFEIAENSELLHLEVPVYGGHVGFVTRDISYYHEKRALEFIESLI; encoded by the coding sequence ATGCCTGTTATTTCCGGTAATTACATCCCTCCCAAATTCTTCAGGAATGCAGATGTTTCTACCATCTATTCTGCTACTTTACGTAAGGTTGATTTACCGGTACCAGAGCGAGAACGTATAGAGCTTAGCGATGGAGACTTTGTTGATCTGGACTGGAATTATGGCAAAAAAGAAGAATCTGGCAGGCTAGTTCTTTTACTTCACGGCCTTGCCGGAAGTGCAGACCGTCCCTATATGAGGGGAATGGCAAGAATTTTCACCCAAAACGGCTGGCATGTCGTGGGCATGAATTTTAGAGGCTGCAGTGAAGAAATGAATCGTTTATTCCAAAGTTATCACGCAGGAGCATCTGATGACATTGCAGAAGTGATCACCCATCTATTAAGCTTAAAAAAATATCCTAAAATTGCCATTGTAGGTTTTAGTCTTGGCGGCAATATGCTGATGAAATATCTGGGTGAAAACCGAAGTCTTCCTGAAGAAATCATTGGTGGAGTCGGGGTCTCTGTACCCTGTGACCTGGCAGGCTCACTTGGAGCGATAAACCGAATGCGTAACTTCGTTTATTCAAAACGCTTCGAACTTAACCTGAAACAGCACCTTCTGGAAAGAGCCAGACTTTTTCCTGATCAGCTTTCCAAAGAGCAAGTCATAAAGTGCAGGTCTCTCAGAGAGATCGACGATCTTTATACTTCGAGAGCACATGGATATGATGATGCTTCAGATTATTATAAAAAGGCAAGCGCACTGGGTTTTCTGAGAAACCTTAAAAGACCCTGTCTAATTTTAAGTGCAAAGAATGACAGCTTCCTGTCTGAAAAATGCTATCCTTTTGAAATTGCTGAAAATTCAGAATTGCTTCATCTGGAAGTTCCTGTTTATGGCGGGCATGTTGGTTTCGTGACCCGTGACATCTCTTATTATCATGAAAAAAGGGCCTTGGAGTTCATCGAATCTCTGATATGA
- the lysM gene encoding peptidoglycan-binding protein LysM, producing the protein MGIFSFIKDTGKKIFGLDKKKAQEEGKTDSIEKDERTENEKAAKRLVETIYDLNLKAKNLEISIEDDMAVISGTALDQSNREKIILLVGNSQGIAQVDDRMDVENKEPEAVFHTVERGDSLSKISKAHYGDPNQYPLIFEANKPMLDDPDKIYPGQVLRIPPLDKKR; encoded by the coding sequence ATGGGAATATTTTCTTTTATTAAAGATACAGGTAAGAAGATTTTCGGGCTTGATAAGAAAAAAGCCCAGGAAGAAGGTAAAACCGATAGTATAGAGAAAGATGAGAGAACAGAGAATGAAAAGGCAGCTAAAAGGCTTGTAGAAACTATCTACGACCTTAATCTTAAAGCTAAGAATCTCGAAATCAGTATAGAGGATGATATGGCTGTGATATCGGGTACGGCACTGGACCAGTCCAACAGAGAAAAGATAATTCTATTAGTTGGTAACTCTCAGGGAATAGCACAGGTAGACGACAGGATGGATGTTGAAAATAAAGAACCTGAGGCTGTATTTCATACTGTGGAGCGGGGAGATTCTTTAAGTAAGATCTCTAAAGCACATTATGGGGATCCAAATCAATACCCTCTTATATTTGAAGCTAATAAACCTATGCTGGATGATCCGGATAAGATCTATCCAGGACAAGTACTCAGAATACCACCATTGGATAAGAAGAGATAA
- the gmk gene encoding guanylate kinase, whose protein sequence is MSEGKLIVFSAPSGSGKTTIVRHLLKHPELKLDFSISATSREPRGNEVDGKDYYFLSLQDFKNKIKNDEFLEWEEVYRDNFYGTLKSEVERIWKKGKHVIFDIDVVGGLDIKNIYPDHTLAVFVKPPSIEELKIRLKKRKTESADKISMRVAKASIELATAPQFDFIIENNNLDIALDEAYNLVSNYVNAKPE, encoded by the coding sequence ATGAGCGAAGGAAAACTTATCGTGTTTTCTGCACCATCAGGATCCGGAAAAACCACGATAGTACGTCACTTATTAAAACATCCCGAATTAAAACTTGATTTCTCAATTTCTGCGACATCCAGAGAACCACGTGGAAACGAAGTTGATGGAAAAGACTATTATTTTCTTTCCCTACAGGATTTCAAGAACAAGATTAAAAACGACGAATTCCTGGAATGGGAAGAAGTATACAGGGATAATTTCTATGGCACTTTAAAGAGTGAAGTAGAAAGAATCTGGAAAAAAGGAAAACATGTGATCTTCGATATAGATGTCGTTGGAGGGCTGGATATTAAAAACATCTATCCAGATCACACCCTTGCCGTCTTCGTAAAGCCCCCGAGTATAGAGGAGCTAAAGATCAGGCTTAAAAAACGTAAGACCGAGAGTGCAGATAAGATTAGCATGAGAGTTGCCAAAGCATCGATTGAATTGGCTACAGCTCCACAATTTGATTTTATCATAGAAAACAATAATCTCGATATCGCATTGGATGAAGCCTATAATCTGGTTTCAAATTATGTGAATGCAAAGCCTGAATAA
- a CDS encoding SH3 domain-containing protein — translation MKKLILFSLLMLVNFLSAQNSEIFKEANSAYQNGEYQDAITKYESIISSGEASAELYFNLGNAHYKLNHVAPSIYYFEKALQLDPDDEDILNNIEFARNMAIDDIEEVERAGLAQSFTELVNTFRFSTWAWIAIIFSIAFATLFLLYYFSVRPVAKRIFFGTAIFSLVCCLLSIVFAFQQRSFVEENQYAIVFSEEAEVRDEPNLRGDSSFELHEGTKAKVLENYQEWSRIELANGAQGWMKSADLKQL, via the coding sequence ATGAAAAAGTTGATATTATTTAGTCTTTTAATGCTTGTAAATTTTCTGAGTGCTCAGAATTCAGAGATATTCAAGGAGGCGAATTCAGCCTATCAAAATGGCGAATATCAAGATGCTATTACAAAATATGAATCTATTATTAGCTCTGGAGAAGCCTCTGCCGAGTTATATTTTAATCTTGGGAATGCTCATTATAAGCTGAACCATGTAGCACCCAGCATTTATTATTTTGAAAAAGCGCTGCAATTAGATCCGGACGATGAGGATATCTTAAATAATATAGAATTTGCCCGGAATATGGCCATAGATGATATTGAAGAAGTAGAAAGGGCCGGTCTTGCGCAGTCATTCACTGAATTGGTAAACACATTCCGGTTTTCTACCTGGGCATGGATAGCTATTATTTTTTCTATAGCGTTCGCAACATTATTCCTTCTTTACTATTTTTCAGTCAGACCTGTAGCTAAGCGCATTTTCTTCGGTACGGCCATATTTAGTTTAGTATGCTGTCTTCTAAGTATTGTTTTTGCGTTTCAACAAAGATCTTTTGTAGAAGAAAATCAATATGCTATTGTATTTAGTGAAGAGGCAGAGGTTAGGGATGAACCAAATCTTCGAGGCGATAGCAGTTTTGAGCTTCATGAAGGAACAAAAGCAAAAGTGCTGGAAAACTATCAGGAGTGGTCACGTATTGAGCTCGCTAATGGCGCGCAAGGCTGGATGAAGTCTGCCGATCTAAAGCAACTATAG
- a CDS encoding carbonic anhydrase family protein: protein MINEIIDKAKQDQLKPDDVLTDLMNGNKRFTENKMHQRDYASQVGKTSGGQWPQAVVLGCIDSRVPVETIFDQGVGDIFVARVAGNFENTDILGSMEYSCKVAGSKLVMVLGHEGCGAVKAACDKVELGNITHLLSNIQPAVEATKTDGERSSKNDSFVSDVVENNVKLTLDRVREKSPILKEMEDNGEIKMLGGVYSISTGKVRLL, encoded by the coding sequence ATGATTAATGAAATTATAGATAAAGCAAAACAGGATCAACTAAAACCAGATGATGTCTTAACCGACCTAATGAATGGGAATAAAAGATTTACTGAGAATAAGATGCACCAGCGTGATTACGCTTCTCAAGTTGGAAAAACCAGTGGAGGTCAGTGGCCTCAGGCGGTGGTTTTAGGCTGTATAGATTCCCGCGTTCCCGTTGAAACAATTTTCGATCAGGGAGTGGGAGATATATTCGTAGCCCGTGTGGCAGGAAATTTTGAAAATACCGACATCCTTGGTAGTATGGAATACTCTTGTAAGGTAGCCGGAAGTAAACTGGTAATGGTTCTTGGTCATGAAGGATGTGGAGCTGTTAAAGCCGCATGTGATAAAGTAGAATTGGGTAATATCACTCATTTACTAAGCAATATACAGCCTGCTGTTGAAGCTACTAAAACCGACGGAGAAAGAAGCTCTAAGAACGATTCTTTTGTGTCTGACGTTGTAGAAAACAATGTGAAATTAACACTGGATAGAGTCAGAGAAAAGAGTCCAATTCTAAAGGAAATGGAAGACAATGGTGAAATAAAAATGCTTGGTGGAGTGTATTCGATATCTACCGGTAAAGTAAGACTGTTGTAA
- a CDS encoding YicC/YloC family endoribonuclease, translating to MIQSMTGFGKSFSQIPNKKITVELKSLNSKNFDLNARIPSQYREKELDLRNLISNSLGRGKVDLSIYVEFTGEQTSTNINLPVVKNYMDQLREVVNASEVELLKMAVKMPDALKTVRDEIDEEEFNAIEEAVIAALKEINSFRTDEGQALEKDLKLRITNIQELLEQIIKMDPERVEAVRERLRKGIEEIKEQADENRFEQEIVYYIEKFDITEEKVRLDNHLDYFQKTLDSSDSNGRKLAFISQEIGREINTIGSKSNFAPMQQLVVQMKDELEKIKEQILNVL from the coding sequence ATGATCCAATCTATGACAGGCTTCGGGAAAAGCTTTTCTCAAATTCCCAATAAAAAGATAACAGTAGAGCTAAAGTCTCTCAACAGTAAAAATTTTGACCTGAATGCGAGAATTCCTTCTCAATACCGTGAAAAGGAGTTGGATCTCAGGAATTTGATCTCCAATTCTCTTGGACGCGGGAAAGTTGATCTTTCCATCTATGTAGAATTTACCGGAGAACAAACTTCCACCAACATTAATCTTCCCGTTGTAAAGAATTATATGGATCAGCTTAGGGAAGTTGTTAATGCCAGTGAGGTAGAGTTACTAAAAATGGCGGTAAAAATGCCTGATGCATTGAAAACCGTACGTGACGAGATAGATGAGGAAGAATTCAATGCTATAGAAGAAGCTGTAATTGCAGCTTTAAAAGAGATCAACAGTTTTAGAACAGATGAAGGTCAAGCCCTGGAGAAAGATCTTAAATTAAGGATCACTAACATTCAGGAGCTTCTTGAGCAGATCATCAAAATGGATCCAGAACGGGTTGAAGCTGTTAGGGAAAGACTTAGAAAAGGTATAGAAGAGATCAAGGAACAGGCAGATGAAAATCGGTTTGAACAGGAGATCGTCTATTATATTGAAAAATTTGATATCACAGAAGAAAAAGTAAGACTGGATAATCACCTGGATTATTTTCAGAAGACTCTGGATAGCTCAGATTCCAATGGTAGAAAACTCGCGTTTATTTCTCAGGAAATAGGTAGAGAGATCAATACTATTGGCAGCAAATCCAATTTTGCCCCTATGCAACAATTAGTGGTTCAAATGAAGGATGAATTAGAAAAAATAAAAGAACAAATCCTAAACGTACTTTAA
- a CDS encoding CvpA family protein — protein sequence MNTVDIILSLALLYGLVRGFFRGLLTELASLVGIVAGIYGAIHFSHFFGDFLATQVDWNMKYINLVSFAVTFILIVFLISLAGKMLTKIAAFAALGIVNKLLGGAFGLLKSAFVASVIIMFFKATNEHIEIVNDETLDESILYSPVESIAPVILPSIIKEAEERDFLNDDDEELSLK from the coding sequence ATGAATACGGTAGATATTATTTTAAGCCTTGCCCTTTTATATGGATTGGTCCGTGGATTCTTCAGAGGTTTATTAACAGAGCTCGCCTCCCTTGTGGGGATTGTCGCCGGTATCTATGGCGCTATACATTTCTCTCATTTTTTCGGAGATTTTCTGGCCACTCAGGTGGATTGGAACATGAAATATATCAATCTGGTAAGTTTTGCCGTTACCTTTATTCTTATCGTATTCCTAATCTCTCTTGCAGGTAAAATGCTCACCAAGATCGCAGCATTTGCAGCCCTTGGAATAGTGAATAAATTACTTGGAGGCGCATTTGGCTTATTAAAATCGGCATTTGTAGCCAGTGTGATCATAATGTTTTTCAAGGCTACCAATGAGCATATAGAGATCGTGAACGATGAAACTCTGGATGAATCTATTTTATATAGCCCTGTAGAAAGTATTGCTCCTGTTATATTACCCTCAATTATCAAAGAAGCCGAAGAGAGGGACTTCCTGAATGACGATGATGAAGAACTTTCGTTAAAATAA
- the pheS gene encoding phenylalanine--tRNA ligase subunit alpha, whose product MIDKIRGHIADVESFNAKTKEEIEAFRIKYLGKKGILNDFFAEFKNVPNDQKKEFGQVINELKTGALEKVNTLKEALESSEEEKGIYGDLSRPSEPVEIGARHPISIVKNQIIEIFSNIGFNVSEGPEMEDDWHNFTALNLPEYHPARDMQDTFFIQTDPDILLRTHTSSVQVRYMEDNKPPIRTISPGRVFRNEAISARSHCIFHQVEGLYIDKDVSFADLKQTLLYFTKQLFGKSKIRLRPSYFPFTEPSAEVDIYWGLETETDYRITKGTGWLEIMGCGMVDPNVLKNCNIDPKEYSGFAFGMGIERIAMLLYQIGDIRMFYENDLRFLEQFKSSL is encoded by the coding sequence ATGATCGATAAAATTAGAGGGCATATTGCTGATGTAGAAAGCTTTAATGCGAAAACGAAGGAGGAAATCGAAGCCTTCAGGATTAAGTATCTTGGAAAGAAAGGTATACTTAATGACTTCTTTGCAGAATTTAAGAATGTCCCTAATGACCAGAAAAAGGAATTTGGACAGGTAATCAATGAGCTTAAAACCGGTGCTTTGGAAAAGGTGAATACCTTAAAAGAGGCATTAGAAAGCAGTGAAGAGGAAAAAGGTATTTATGGTGATCTTTCAAGACCTTCAGAACCTGTAGAGATAGGTGCGCGTCATCCTATTTCTATTGTTAAGAATCAGATCATCGAGATCTTTTCCAATATAGGTTTTAATGTTTCAGAAGGGCCGGAAATGGAAGATGACTGGCATAACTTTACTGCGCTGAACCTTCCGGAATATCATCCGGCAAGAGATATGCAGGACACCTTTTTTATCCAAACAGATCCGGATATCTTATTACGTACACATACCTCTTCCGTGCAGGTTAGGTATATGGAAGATAATAAGCCGCCTATCAGAACAATTTCTCCCGGTAGAGTTTTTAGAAATGAAGCTATTTCGGCGAGATCGCACTGTATCTTTCATCAGGTAGAGGGCCTATATATAGATAAGGATGTTTCCTTCGCAGATCTTAAGCAAACATTATTATATTTTACAAAGCAACTCTTCGGAAAATCAAAGATCAGATTAAGACCGTCCTATTTCCCGTTCACTGAACCTAGTGCAGAAGTTGATATTTACTGGGGACTGGAAACCGAAACAGATTACAGGATCACCAAAGGTACAGGATGGCTGGAAATTATGGGATGTGGAATGGTAGATCCAAATGTTCTCAAGAATTGTAATATTGATCCTAAAGAGTATTCAGGCTTTGCTTTTGGAATGGGTATTGAGCGAATAGCGATGTTGTTATATCAAATAGGAGATATAAGAATGTTCTACGAAAACGATCTTCGTTTTCTTGAGCAATTCAAATCTTCCCTTTAA
- a CDS encoding SulP family inorganic anion transporter, with translation MFKHLNKDFPASVVVFFVAIPLCLGIALASGAPLFSGLIAGIVGGIVVGAISGAPLGVSGPAAGLAAIVLVAISSLGSFENFLLAVVLAGAIQIVFGLLKAGIIGYYFPNSVIKGMLTGIGIIIVLKQIPHFFGYESDPQGDWAFFQVDGENTFSEIINSINNISPGATLIAIIGMAILIIWEAVLSKKGKIFKLIQGPLVAVVVGIIYYLATQDSETMGISADHLVNVPVPDSFDSFMDQFTTPSFAMIGHPEIWITAFTIALVASLETLLSVEAIDKLDPHKRTTPTNRELFAQGTGNMVSGLIGGLPVTQVIVRSSANVQSGGQTKMSAIIHGFLLLISVVIIPNILNYIPLSVLAAILFLVGYKLAKPALFIDMFKAGWKQFVPFIVTILGIVFGDLLIGIGLGLVVGIFVILVKSYQNSHFLHIEKADNGGNIVKMELAEEVTFINKGAILKELNKLEENSFLIMDVRKTRYLDSDIIDILDDFKIKASEKNINIKIISQRGTVENPDSYRQFFNLDINPV, from the coding sequence ATGTTTAAACATCTTAATAAAGATTTTCCGGCAAGTGTTGTCGTATTTTTTGTCGCAATTCCATTATGTCTTGGTATTGCTCTGGCTAGTGGAGCCCCATTGTTTTCTGGTTTAATTGCCGGAATTGTTGGAGGTATAGTTGTAGGTGCCATTAGTGGAGCGCCTCTGGGAGTTAGCGGACCTGCAGCAGGACTGGCTGCAATTGTATTAGTGGCAATTTCAAGCCTGGGAAGTTTTGAAAATTTCCTTTTAGCAGTGGTACTTGCCGGAGCAATTCAAATTGTTTTCGGATTACTAAAAGCCGGGATCATTGGTTACTATTTCCCTAACAGTGTAATTAAAGGAATGCTTACCGGTATTGGAATTATCATCGTTTTGAAGCAAATTCCTCACTTTTTTGGATATGAAAGCGACCCTCAGGGAGATTGGGCTTTCTTTCAGGTAGATGGTGAGAATACTTTTTCAGAGATTATTAATTCCATCAATAATATTAGCCCCGGAGCAACTTTAATTGCAATAATTGGAATGGCTATCCTGATCATATGGGAAGCTGTACTTTCAAAAAAAGGAAAAATTTTCAAATTAATCCAGGGGCCATTGGTAGCTGTGGTTGTAGGGATCATTTATTATCTCGCAACCCAGGATTCTGAAACCATGGGTATATCTGCAGACCACCTAGTAAATGTACCGGTACCTGATAGTTTCGATTCATTTATGGACCAATTTACTACGCCTTCCTTTGCAATGATTGGACATCCTGAGATCTGGATAACAGCATTTACCATTGCTTTAGTTGCCAGTTTGGAAACACTATTGTCTGTAGAGGCTATTGATAAATTAGATCCGCATAAAAGAACCACTCCAACAAATAGAGAGCTTTTTGCACAGGGTACCGGAAACATGGTGTCTGGATTAATAGGAGGATTGCCTGTAACTCAGGTAATCGTTAGGAGTTCAGCGAATGTACAATCTGGCGGACAAACAAAAATGTCTGCGATCATACATGGTTTCTTATTACTTATTTCTGTGGTGATCATCCCTAATATCCTGAATTATATTCCACTCTCAGTGCTTGCTGCCATCTTATTTCTGGTAGGTTACAAATTAGCAAAGCCTGCTTTGTTCATAGATATGTTTAAGGCTGGGTGGAAGCAATTTGTTCCTTTTATCGTTACCATCTTGGGGATTGTATTTGGAGACCTGTTAATTGGGATTGGCTTAGGTCTGGTCGTAGGGATCTTTGTAATTCTTGTAAAGAGCTACCAGAATTCTCACTTTCTTCATATTGAAAAAGCAGATAATGGAGGGAATATTGTAAAAATGGAGTTAGCTGAAGAGGTTACTTTCATTAATAAAGGAGCCATTTTGAAAGAGCTAAATAAATTGGAAGAAAACTCTTTCCTTATAATGGATGTTAGAAAAACCAGATACCTTGACAGCGATATAATTGATATTCTTGATGATTTCAAGATCAAGGCCAGTGAAAAGAATATAAACATCAAGATAATTTCTCAAAGGGGTACCGTAGAGAATCCGGATAGTTATCGCCAATTTTTTAACTTAGATATAAATCCGGTTTAA
- a CDS encoding NAD(P)H-dependent glycerol-3-phosphate dehydrogenase, with protein MDKTPSFGVIGGGSWATAIVKMLCENLDKVNWYMRSVYALEHIKKQDHNPNYLSSVEFDVSQLNLSNDINEVVEASDYIIFAIPSAFLKRELDALTIPLKDKVVFSAIKGIVPESSLIVGEHFNEYFDVPMENIGVLTGPCHAEEVALERLSYLTVACQDEKKAEIVAGYLGSDYITCKISDDVIGTEYAAVLKNIYAIAAGIAHGLGYGDNFQSVLMSNAIREMKKFIKKVHKMKRNINDSAYLGDLLVTGYSIFSRNRMFGNMIGKGYTVKSAQMEMSMIAEGYYAAESAYNIIKDKNVKTPIINAVYEILYEAKNPKLVFNKLVDKLD; from the coding sequence ATGGATAAAACCCCGAGTTTTGGCGTTATAGGAGGTGGAAGCTGGGCTACCGCCATTGTAAAAATGTTATGTGAGAACCTGGACAAGGTAAATTGGTATATGCGAAGTGTCTATGCCCTGGAGCACATTAAAAAACAAGACCATAATCCCAATTACCTTAGCTCGGTAGAGTTCGATGTTTCTCAGCTTAATTTAAGCAACGATATCAATGAAGTTGTGGAGGCTTCAGATTATATCATCTTTGCCATTCCTTCTGCATTTTTAAAAAGAGAGCTGGATGCTTTAACTATACCATTAAAAGATAAAGTAGTTTTTTCTGCAATTAAGGGAATTGTTCCGGAATCCAGTCTCATTGTTGGCGAGCACTTCAACGAATACTTCGATGTTCCTATGGAAAACATAGGTGTTCTTACAGGTCCATGTCACGCAGAAGAAGTCGCTCTTGAGAGGCTCTCCTATTTAACCGTAGCCTGCCAGGATGAAAAGAAAGCTGAAATTGTTGCCGGTTATCTTGGAAGTGATTATATCACCTGCAAGATAAGTGATGACGTAATTGGTACCGAATATGCGGCAGTACTTAAGAATATCTATGCTATAGCTGCCGGAATCGCCCATGGCCTTGGTTACGGAGATAACTTCCAAAGCGTTTTAATGAGCAACGCCATAAGAGAGATGAAGAAATTCATCAAGAAAGTTCATAAGATGAAGCGTAATATAAACGATTCTGCTTATCTCGGAGATCTGCTGGTTACTGGCTATTCTATCTTCAGCCGAAACCGAATGTTCGGAAATATGATAGGAAAGGGTTATACCGTAAAAAGCGCTCAAATGGAGATGAGTATGATCGCTGAAGGTTACTATGCTGCTGAAAGTGCCTACAACATAATTAAAGATAAGAACGTTAAAACGCCTATAATCAACGCAGTCTACGAAATTCTTTATGAAGCTAAGAATCCAAAGCTTGTTTTCAACAAACTAGTCGATAAACTGGATTAA
- a CDS encoding acyl-CoA thioesterase: protein MYSKSFEIRWSDLDANRHLANSAFINFMSHTRMGFLTENGFGQKELSHYNLGPIVFYEHIYYFREIFAGKPVRVTLELKGLSEDGMFFEFVHKIYDYKGRHCADCEMMGSWIDLEERKLTVLPDELYEKISHTPRSEDFRILTKEDTRKFGKKPKDLSPEEFEKLEYAK from the coding sequence ATGTACAGTAAGAGTTTCGAAATTAGATGGAGTGATCTGGATGCGAACAGGCATCTGGCAAATTCAGCCTTTATAAACTTTATGAGTCATACCAGAATGGGGTTTTTAACCGAAAATGGATTCGGTCAAAAAGAACTTTCGCATTATAATCTTGGGCCAATTGTGTTTTATGAGCATATCTACTATTTCCGTGAGATCTTTGCAGGAAAGCCGGTTAGAGTGACCCTGGAGCTAAAGGGGCTTTCTGAAGATGGAATGTTCTTTGAATTTGTACATAAAATATACGATTATAAGGGAAGACATTGTGCCGATTGTGAAATGATGGGATCCTGGATAGATCTTGAAGAAAGAAAATTAACAGTGCTTCCTGATGAATTATATGAAAAGATCTCTCATACTCCCAGATCTGAAGATTTTAGAATTTTGACAAAGGAAGACACGAGAAAATTTGGTAAAAAACCTAAAGATCTAAGTCCTGAAGAATTCGAAAAACTGGAGTATGCAAAATAA